The Ahaetulla prasina isolate Xishuangbanna chromosome 4, ASM2864084v1, whole genome shotgun sequence genome has a window encoding:
- the LOC131197072 gene encoding extracellular calcium-sensing receptor-like, whose amino-acid sequence MLLLLVFLVKKIVTLSCPASDAFLVPHEWYQPGDLIVGGIVSHTYYNLHEINFKEYPYITSYDIPHVIIKFYQHILALVFAVKEINQDSQILPNVTLGFHIYDSYYDSRMTYRTTLDLLFKSQEFVPNYNCDRQKNLMAIIGGFDFVTSSYIAEIIGFFNIPQLTYGSLAQEEFQTSKLSSLYFMVPKEDHQYIGIIQLLRHFRWTWIGIFSADNNNGENFLQKMQPLLSENGICAAFIQRLAQQLHMEIFSELSQMISIISINMRTRKANVFLVYGEAWTIIWLRLVTFLVDPESKEIALLRKVWIMTAQIDFVLAGTQLTWGLKMYNGAISFTVHSTSVIGFNEFLQSINPLSDYSDGFRQNVWEQSFDCSFPKTELQEMQSRKCTQEMKLEDLPAPIFEMEMTGQSYSVYNAVYAVAHALQALHMLGFNRKKTMMGKKTDLPYLQAWQVPPFSRCNDLCFPGSRKKGIEGDQFCCYDCVPCPGGKISNQNDMKDCFECLEDHYPNKEKKGCIMKLLVFLTFEGTLGIGLSSAALCFFFLTSWVLGTFIKYRDTPIVKANNRSLTYTLLASLLLCFLSSLFFLSQPGKVICLLRQSAFGITFSVAISSILAKTITVVVAFMATKPGSQMRRWVGKRLAFSIVFSCSLIQVGICILWLSTFPPFPELDMHSELQEMILQCNEGSAFFFYCVLGYMGILAIASFIVAFLARKLPGSFNEAKFITFSMLAFCSVWISFFPAYLSTKGKAMVAAEVFSILASSAALLGCIFLPKCYIIVFRPDLNRREQLTKRN is encoded by the exons ATGTTGCTCCTTCTAGTGTTTCTGGTGAAGAAAATAGTGACTCTGAGCTGCCCAGCAAGTGATGCTTTCCTTGTTCCACATGAATGGTACCAACCTGGGGACCTCATCGTTGGTGGGATAGTGTCCCACACCTATTACAACCTtcatgaaattaattttaaggaaTATCCTTATATAACATCTTATGACATACCACA TGTAATAATCAAATTCTACCAGCACATCCTTGCCTTGGTTTTTGCTGTAAAGGAGATCAATCAGGACTCCCAGATCTTACCGAATGTCACTCTTGGATTCCACATCTATGATAGTTACTATGATTCAAGGATGACCTATCGGACCACTCTGGACCTGCTTTTCAAATCCCAGGAATTTGTCCCTAACTACAATTGTGATCGCCAGAAGAATCTCATGGCTATCATTGGAGGATTTGATTTTGTCACATCATCTTATATAGCTGAAATTATAGGATTCTTCAATATTCCACAA CTGACATACGGCTCATTAGCCCAAGAGGAATTTCAGACCAGTAAACTCTCTTCACTGTATTTCATGGTCCCCAAAGAGGACCATCAGTACATTGGGATTATCCAACTGCTTCGTCATTTCAGGTGGACATGGATTGGGATATTTTCTGCTGATAACAACAATGGAGAAAACTTCTTACAGAAAATGCAGCCCTTACTTTCAGAGAACGGAATCTGCGCAGCGTTTATACAAAGACTTGCTCAACAACTCCACATGGAAATATTCTCAGAACTTTCTCAAATGATCTCCATTATTTCCATTAATATGAGGACTAGGAAAGCCAATGTGTTTCTTGTCTATGGAGAAGCCTGGACTATTATATGGCTAAGATTAGTAACGTTTTTGGTAGATCCTGAAAGCAAAGAAATTGCATTATTAAGAAAGGTGTGGATCATGACTGCACAGATTGATTTTGTATTAGCAGGCACTCAACTCACATGGGGTCTGAAGATGTATAATGGGGCTATTTCCTTCACTGTTCACTCAACATCAGTTATAGGTTTCAACGAGTTTCTTCAGTCCATAAATCCTCTTTCAGACTACAGTGATGGGTTTAGGCAGAATGTTTGGGAACAATCATTTGATTGTTCATTTCCAAAAACAGAGTTACAAGAAATGCAGAGTAGAAAATGCACTCAGGAGATGAAGCTGGAGGATCTTCCTGCACCtatatttgaaatggaaatgactggCCAAAGCTACAGTGTCTACAATGCTGTTTATGCTGTGGCTCATGCTTTGCAGGCTCTACACATGTTGGGTTTCAATAGGAAGAAAACTATGATGGGTAAAAAGACTGATCTTCCATATCTGCAGGCTTGGCAG GTTCCTCCATTTTCTCGATGCAATGACCTTTGTTTCCCTGGATCTAGGAAGAAAGGGATTGAGGGGGATCAGttctgctgctatgactgtgttcCATGCCCAGGAGGGAAGATTTCAAATCAAAATG ATATGAAAGATTGCTTTGAGTGTTTagaagatcattatccaaataaagaaaagaaaggctgTATCATGAAGCTTCTGGTCTTTCTAACGTTTGAAGGAACTTTAGGAATTGGTTTATCCTCAGCagctctttgtttcttcttcttgacctcttgggtacttggaacttttattaagtatagggatactcccattgtcaaagccaacaaccggtccTTAACTTATACCCTCCTTGCCTCTCTTCTcctctgttttctctcctctttgtTCTTTCTCAGCCAACCTGGCAAAGTAATctgccttctccgacaatcaGCTTTTGGCATCACTTTCTCAGTGGCCATTTCTAGTATACTGGCTAAAACCATCACCGTGgttgtggctttcatggccactaaACCAGGATCTCAGATGAGGAGATGGGTGGGAAAAAGATTGGCTTTTTCTATTGTCTTCTCTTGCTCTCTCATCCAAGTAGGTATTTGTATTCTTTGGTTGTCAACATTTCCCCCATTCCCTGAGTTGGACATGCACTCAGAGCTCCAAGAAATGATTTTACAATGCAACGAGGGGTCAGCTTTCTTCTTCTACtgtgtcttgggctacatgggtATCTTGGCCATCGCCAGCTTTATTGTGGCTTTTCTTGCTCGTAAATTACCCGgcagctttaatgaagccaagttcatcaccttcagcatgttggccttctgcagtgtgtggatctccttctttccagcctatcTGAGCACAAAAGGAAAAGCTATGGTAGCTGcggaggtcttctccatcttggcctccagcgCTGCATTACTGGGATGCATATTCCTCCCAAAATGCTACATCATTGTTTTCCGGCCTGACCTGAACCGCCGGGAGCAACTCACAAAGAGAAATTAG
- the LOC131197074 gene encoding vomeronasal type-2 receptor 26-like: MLLLLMFLVKKVVTLSCPASDAFLVPHEWYQPGDLIVGGIVSHTYYNLHEINFKEHPYKTSYNTPNVLIKFYQHILALVFAVKEINEDSRILPNVTLGFHMYDSYYDSRMTYRTTLDLLFKSQEFVPNYNCDRQKNLMAIIGGLNFVTSSYIAEIIGFFKIPQLTYGSLAQEEFQTSKLSSLYFMVLKEDHQYIGIIQLLRHFRWTWIGIFSIDNNNGENFLQKMGPLFSENGICVAFIESLAQQLHLERFSELSQMISIISFNMMNSKANVFLVYGGARTIIWLRFITFLVDPESKETASLRKVWIMTAQIDFVLPGTHIRWDLKMYNGAISFTVHSTEVVGFKEFLQTTNLLSDYRDGFRQNVWEQSFECTFPKPELQETDSRLCTEEMKLEDLPGAVFEMEMTGHSYSVYNAVSAVAHALQALYMLGFNRKETMMGKKTDLPHLQAWQVPPLSQCNDPCFPGSWKKGIEGDQFCCYDCVPCPEGKISNQNDMEDCFECSEDHYPNKEKKGCILKLVVFLTFEETLGIGLSSAALCFFFLTSWVLGTFIKHRDTPIVKANNRSLTYTLLVSLLLCFLSSFFFLSQPGKVTCLLRQSAFGITFSVAISSVLAKTIIVVVAFMATKPGSQMRRWVGKRLAFSIVLSCSLFQVCICILWLSTSPPFPELDMHSELQEMILQCNEGSAFFFYCVLGYMGILAIASFIVAFLARKLPDSFNEAKFITFSMLAFCSVWLSFFPAYLSTKGKAMVAVEVFSILASSAALLGCIFLPKCYIIVFRPDFNHRVKLIKRN, encoded by the exons ATGTTGCTCCTTCTAATGTTTCTCGTGAAGAAAGTAGTGACACTGAGCTGCCCTGCAAGTGATGCTTTCCTTGTTCCACATGAGTGGTACCAACCTGGTGACCTCATCGTTGGTGGGATAGTGTCCCACACCTATTACAACCTtcatgaaattaattttaaggaaCATccttataaaacatcttataacacACCAAA TGTATTAATCAAATTCTACCAGCACATCCTTGCCTTGGTttttgctgtgaaggagatcaatgaggACTCCAGGATCTTACCTAATGTCACTCTTGGGTTCCACATGTATGACAGTTACTATGATTCAAGGATGACCTATCGCACCACCCTGGACCTGCTTTTCAAATCCCAGGAATTTGTCCCTAACTACAATTGTGATCGTCAGAAGAATCTCATGGCTATCATTGGGGGACTGAATTTTGTCACATCATCTTATATAGCTGAAATTATAGGATTCTTCAAGATTCCACAA CTGACATATGGCTCATTAGCACAAGAGGAATTTCAGACTAGTAAGCTCTCTTCACTATATTTCATGGTCCTCAAAGAGGACCATCAATACATTGGGATTATCCAACTGCTTCGTCATTTCAGGTGGACGTGGATTGGGATATTTTCTattgataacaataatggagaaaATTTCTTACAGAAAATGGGGCCTTTATTTTCAGAGAACGGAATCTGTGTAGCGTTTATAGAAAGCCTTGCTCAACAACTCCACTTGGAAAGATTCTCAGAACTTTCTCAAATGATCTCCATTATTTCCTTTAATATGATGAATAGCAAAGCCAATGTGTTTCTTGTCTACGGAGGAGCCAGGACGATTATATGGCTAAGATTTATAACATTTCTGGTAGATCCTGAAAGCAAGGAAACTGCATCATTAAGAAAGGTGTGGATCATGACTGCACAGATTGATTTTGTATTACCAGGCACTCATATCAGATGGGATCTGAAGATGTACAATGGGGCTATTTCCTTCACTGTTCACTCAACAGAAGTTGTAGGTTTCAAGGAGTTTCTTCAGACCACAAATCTTCTTTCAGACTACAGAGATGGGTTTCGGCAGAATGTTTGGGAACAATCATTTGAATGTACTTTTCCAAAACCAGAATTACAAGAAACAGACAGTAGACTGTGCACTGAGGAGATGAAGCTGGAGGATCTTCCTGGGGCCgtgtttgaaatggaaatgactggGCACAGCTACAGTGTCTACAATGCTGTTTCTGCTGTGGCTCATGCTTTGCAGGCTCTATACATGTTGGGTTTCAATAGGAAGGAAACTATGATGGGTAAAAAGACTGATCTTCCACATCTGCAGGCTTGGCAG GTTCCTCCACTTTCTCAGTGCAATGACCCTTGTTTCCCTGGATCCTGGAAGAAGGGGATTGAAGGGGATCAGttctgctgctatgactgtgttcCCTGCCCAGAAGGGAAGATTTCAAATCAAAATG ATATGGAAGATTGTTTTGAATGTTcagaagatcattatccaaataaagaaaagaaaggttgTATCCTGAAACTGGTGGTATTTCTAACCTTTGAAGAAACATTAGGAATTGGTTTATCCTCAGCagctctttgtttcttcttcttgacatcttgggtacttggaacttttattaagcacagggatactcccattgtcaaagccaacaaccggtccCTCACCTACACCCTGCTTGTCTCTCTTCTGCTctgtttcctctcctctttcttcttcctcagccagcctggcaAGGttacctgccttctccgacaatcaGCTTTTGGCATCACTTTCTCAGTGGCCATTTCTAGTGTACTGGCCAAAACCATAATTGTGgttgtggctttcatggccactaaACCAGGATCTCAGATGAGGAGATGGGTGGGGAAAAGATTGGCCTTTTCTATTgtcctctcttgctctctcttccAAGTATGTATTTGTATTCTTTGGTTGTCGACATCTCCTCCATTCCCTGAGTTGGACATGCACTCAGAGCTCCAAGAAATGATTTTACAATGCAACGAGGGATCAGCTTTCTTCTTTTATtgtgtcttgggctacatgggtatcttggccattgccagctttattgtggctttccttgcccgtaaattacctgacagctttaatgaagccaagttcatcaccttcagcatgttggccttCTGCAGTGTGTGGctctccttctttccagcctatctgagcacaaaaggcaaagccatggtagctgtggaggtcttctccatcttggcctccagtgctgcatTACTGGGATGCATATTTCTGCCAAAGTGCTACATCATTGTTTTCCGACCTGACTTCAACCACAGGGTGAAACTCATAAAGAGAAATTAG